Proteins from one Enoplosus armatus isolate fEnoArm2 chromosome 4, fEnoArm2.hap1, whole genome shotgun sequence genomic window:
- the kcnip3b gene encoding calsenilin isoform X1, with translation MSVRWETEGLQTVGIVCLVIMFLKLMHLLGLIDITETDSSDSDLELSTVRHQPEGLDQLQAQTKFTRKELQSLYRGFKNECPSGMVDEETFKTIYSQFFPQGDATTYAHFLFNAFDIDRNGSIRFEDFVIGLSVLLRGSVTEKLNWAFNLYDINKDGYITKEEMLAIMKSIYDMMGRYTYPCVRDEAPYEHVDKFFQKMDKNRDGVVTIEEFIETCQKDENIMNSMQLFENVI, from the exons atGAGCGTGAGGTGGGAGACGGAGGGACTCCAGACTGTTGGCATCGTCTGCCTGGTGATCATGTTCCTCAAACTGATGCACCTGCTGGGCCTGATCGACATCACTGAGACAG aCAGCAGCGACAGTGATCTGGAGCTGTCGACGGTGCGTCACCAGCCGGAGGGGCTGGACCAGCTGCAGGCTCAGACCAAGTTCACCAGGAAGGAGCTTCAGTCTCTCTATCGAGGCTTCAAGAAC GAGTGTCCCAGTGGGATGGTTGATGAGGAGACATTCAAGACCATCTATTCTCAGTTCTTTCCCCAAGGAG ATGCAACCACCTACGCTCACTTCCTGTTCAACGCATTTGACATCGACAGAAACGGTTCAATCCGCTTCGAGGACTTTGTCATCGGCCTGTCGGTGTTGCTCAGAGGTTCGGTCACTGAGAAGCTCAACTGGGCCTTTAACCTCTACGACATTAATAAGGATGGCTACATCAccaaagag gaGATGCTGGCCATTATGAAGTCCATCTATGACATGATGGGGAGGTACACCTACCCCTGTGTGCGAGATGAAGCACCCTATGAACACGTGGACAAGTTCTTCCAG AAAATGGATAAAAACCGAGATGGTGTCGTGACCATTGAAGAGTTCATTGAAACCTGTCAGAAG
- the kcnip3b gene encoding calsenilin isoform X2 encodes MGIQGMELFAVGVVIILFMAVLKQFGILEPMSSFEDSSDSDLELSTVRHQPEGLDQLQAQTKFTRKELQSLYRGFKNECPSGMVDEETFKTIYSQFFPQGDATTYAHFLFNAFDIDRNGSIRFEDFVIGLSVLLRGSVTEKLNWAFNLYDINKDGYITKEEMLAIMKSIYDMMGRYTYPCVRDEAPYEHVDKFFQKMDKNRDGVVTIEEFIETCQKDENIMNSMQLFENVI; translated from the exons ATGGGGATCCAGGGCATGGAGCTGTTTGCCGTCGGCGTGGTCATCATCCTGTTCATGGCAGTTCTCAAGCAGTTTGGCATCTTGGAGCCCATGTCCTCATTTGAAG aCAGCAGCGACAGTGATCTGGAGCTGTCGACGGTGCGTCACCAGCCGGAGGGGCTGGACCAGCTGCAGGCTCAGACCAAGTTCACCAGGAAGGAGCTTCAGTCTCTCTATCGAGGCTTCAAGAAC GAGTGTCCCAGTGGGATGGTTGATGAGGAGACATTCAAGACCATCTATTCTCAGTTCTTTCCCCAAGGAG ATGCAACCACCTACGCTCACTTCCTGTTCAACGCATTTGACATCGACAGAAACGGTTCAATCCGCTTCGAGGACTTTGTCATCGGCCTGTCGGTGTTGCTCAGAGGTTCGGTCACTGAGAAGCTCAACTGGGCCTTTAACCTCTACGACATTAATAAGGATGGCTACATCAccaaagag gaGATGCTGGCCATTATGAAGTCCATCTATGACATGATGGGGAGGTACACCTACCCCTGTGTGCGAGATGAAGCACCCTATGAACACGTGGACAAGTTCTTCCAG AAAATGGATAAAAACCGAGATGGTGTCGTGACCATTGAAGAGTTCATTGAAACCTGTCAGAAG